In Pogoniulus pusillus isolate bPogPus1 chromosome 1, bPogPus1.pri, whole genome shotgun sequence, one DNA window encodes the following:
- the SRP14 gene encoding signal recognition particle 14 kDa protein isoform X1: protein MVGKWRSSLSVFLTELTRLFQKCRTSGSVFITLKKYDGRTKPVPRKGHTESFEPADNKCLLRATDGKKKISTVVSSKEVNKFQMAYSNLLRANMDGLKKKDKKSKNKKSKATQ from the exons ATGGTGGGGAAATGGAGGAGCTCCCTTTCCGTG TTCCTGACAGAGCTTACGAGACTCTTCCAGAAGTGCAGAACCTCGGGGAGCGTTTTCATAACGCTGAAGAAAT ATGATGGGCGAACAAAGCCAGTGCCACGCAAAGGCCACACAGAAAGCTTTGAGCCAGCAGACAACAAATGTCTCCTACGAGCAACcgatgggaagaagaaaattaGCACGGTG GTGAGCTCAAAAGAAGTAAATAAGTTCCAGATG GCATATTCAAATTTGCTGAGAGCTAACATGGATGGCTTGAAGAAGAAagacaagaaaagcaaaaacaagAAGAGTAAAGCCACACAGTGA
- the SRP14 gene encoding signal recognition particle 14 kDa protein isoform X2, translated as MVLLESEQFLTELTRLFQKCRTSGSVFITLKKYDGRTKPVPRKGHTESFEPADNKCLLRATDGKKKISTVVSSKEVNKFQMAYSNLLRANMDGLKKKDKKSKNKKSKATQ; from the exons atggtgctgctggagagcgAGCAG TTCCTGACAGAGCTTACGAGACTCTTCCAGAAGTGCAGAACCTCGGGGAGCGTTTTCATAACGCTGAAGAAAT ATGATGGGCGAACAAAGCCAGTGCCACGCAAAGGCCACACAGAAAGCTTTGAGCCAGCAGACAACAAATGTCTCCTACGAGCAACcgatgggaagaagaaaattaGCACGGTG GTGAGCTCAAAAGAAGTAAATAAGTTCCAGATG GCATATTCAAATTTGCTGAGAGCTAACATGGATGGCTTGAAGAAGAAagacaagaaaagcaaaaacaagAAGAGTAAAGCCACACAGTGA